One Chitinophaga sp. H8 DNA window includes the following coding sequences:
- a CDS encoding MFS transporter, producing the protein MEKAIQPQKLFVASCLALLVTSLSFGIRAGILGRLGVEYHLSVEQLAIVAGTAMWGFPLAVVFGGFIVDAIGMKRLLVAAFFLHLIGIVLTVFASGFWSLFISTLFIGLANGTVEAACNPLVATIFPNDKTTKLNHFHLWFPGGIVVGTLIVFFLDMAGIGWKIQVASMIIPTLIYGYLFLKLDFPVTERVSQGVSNKDMYKAVGSPLFIFMFICMFGTAITELFTGQWVGVLLKNVTGNAILILALTAGVQTLGRAVAGPVVHKISPTGVLLLSAILSALGLYMLSTVSGNMIFVAAFIFGLGVTYFWPCMLGFVSENIPASGALGMNLMGGAGMFAVSIYTFFMGGFYDRIISSQLPAGATLDAFRSAAAGTAEAAAYAQAESVAGPEILRVTLIIPIILIVIFAGLFFYTRTKKSQPLQTA; encoded by the coding sequence ATGGAAAAGGCGATCCAGCCGCAGAAATTATTTGTTGCCAGTTGTCTGGCGTTATTGGTCACTTCCCTTTCTTTCGGTATTCGTGCCGGTATATTGGGACGGCTGGGAGTAGAGTATCATCTGAGCGTTGAGCAGCTGGCTATTGTAGCCGGAACGGCTATGTGGGGTTTCCCGCTGGCGGTAGTATTTGGCGGGTTTATCGTGGATGCCATTGGTATGAAAAGGTTGCTGGTAGCAGCATTCTTCTTACATCTCATTGGTATTGTACTCACCGTATTTGCTTCGGGCTTCTGGTCCCTGTTTATTTCCACGCTGTTTATCGGCCTGGCCAATGGAACGGTGGAAGCAGCGTGTAATCCTTTGGTAGCAACGATCTTCCCGAACGACAAAACCACCAAGCTGAACCATTTTCACCTTTGGTTCCCCGGCGGTATCGTAGTCGGTACACTGATTGTATTCTTTCTGGATATGGCAGGCATTGGCTGGAAAATACAGGTTGCCAGCATGATTATTCCTACATTGATTTATGGTTACCTGTTTTTAAAGCTGGATTTCCCGGTTACAGAAAGGGTTTCACAGGGTGTTTCCAACAAAGACATGTATAAAGCCGTGGGTAGTCCGCTGTTTATCTTTATGTTCATCTGCATGTTTGGTACTGCTATCACAGAACTGTTTACCGGGCAATGGGTAGGCGTATTGCTGAAAAATGTAACCGGCAATGCGATCCTGATCCTGGCCCTCACAGCAGGTGTACAAACCCTGGGCAGGGCAGTAGCTGGTCCGGTGGTACATAAGATATCACCTACAGGCGTATTATTATTGTCAGCGATCCTGTCGGCATTAGGCTTATATATGTTAAGTACTGTATCTGGTAATATGATTTTTGTGGCGGCCTTTATATTTGGGCTGGGAGTTACGTATTTTTGGCCATGTATGCTCGGGTTTGTATCGGAGAATATTCCTGCTTCCGGCGCCTTGGGGATGAACCTGATGGGAGGTGCAGGTATGTTTGCCGTATCTATCTACACCTTCTTTATGGGTGGATTTTATGATCGTATTATCAGTTCGCAATTGCCTGCCGGTGCTACACTGGATGCCTTCCGCTCGGCAGCAGCAGGTACCGCTGAAGCCGCCGCCTATGCGCAGGCAGAGTCAGTAGCCGGACCTGAAATATTAAGGGTAACATTAATTATTCCTATTATACTGATCGTCATTTTTGCCGGACTTTTCTTCTACACACGCACGAAGAAAAGCCAGCCATTACAAACAGCGTAA
- a CDS encoding Gfo/Idh/MocA family protein, whose protein sequence is MNRKLRMGMIGGGKDAFIGAIHRIAANMDGLIELKAGALSINPEIAQDSGKSLFLEDDRIYTDFKTMLEKEAAMPADKRLDFVTIVTPNFAHFEPAMMALDKGFNVVIEKPITFTLDEAKQLKAKVEQTGLTLLLTHTYTGYPLVKQARQMIKEGALGKVRKVWVEYPQGWLSKMSEREGNAQAAWRTDPKRSGKSGCMGDIGTHAANLAEYISGAKIEKLCADLTIQVPGRALDDDGGVLLRFDNGAAGVLQASQVAAGEENALKIRVYGEKGGLEWAQHEPNTLLVKWLDKPAEIYRAGGGYTGHLSSYALHNCRTPGGHPEGYLEAFGNLYRNFALTLTAKLNGQQPSPEALDFPSVDDGVRGMAFIDNVVKSSNSDQKWTVFEV, encoded by the coding sequence ATGAACCGTAAGTTAAGAATGGGTATGATTGGAGGCGGTAAAGACGCTTTCATTGGTGCCATCCACCGTATAGCCGCCAATATGGACGGGCTGATAGAATTAAAAGCTGGTGCGTTGAGTATTAATCCTGAAATAGCACAGGATTCCGGAAAATCCCTTTTCCTGGAAGACGACCGGATCTATACCGACTTTAAAACCATGCTGGAAAAAGAAGCAGCCATGCCTGCTGATAAAAGGTTGGATTTTGTAACGATCGTTACTCCCAACTTTGCGCACTTTGAACCTGCTATGATGGCGCTGGACAAAGGTTTTAACGTGGTAATCGAAAAACCGATCACCTTCACCCTGGATGAGGCGAAGCAGCTGAAAGCCAAGGTAGAACAAACCGGTCTTACCTTATTGCTGACACATACCTATACCGGCTATCCGCTGGTAAAACAGGCCCGTCAGATGATCAAGGAAGGTGCACTGGGCAAGGTGCGGAAAGTATGGGTAGAATACCCGCAGGGATGGCTGAGCAAAATGAGTGAAAGAGAAGGAAATGCACAGGCCGCCTGGAGAACAGATCCTAAACGTTCTGGTAAAAGTGGTTGTATGGGAGATATTGGTACCCATGCAGCTAATCTTGCTGAATATATTTCCGGTGCCAAAATTGAAAAGCTGTGTGCCGACCTGACCATTCAGGTTCCTGGCCGTGCGCTGGATGATGATGGTGGTGTACTGTTGCGCTTTGATAATGGTGCTGCCGGTGTACTACAGGCATCACAGGTGGCTGCCGGTGAAGAAAATGCTTTGAAAATACGCGTATATGGCGAAAAAGGCGGGCTGGAATGGGCACAACATGAGCCTAATACCCTGCTGGTAAAATGGCTGGACAAACCTGCCGAAATATACCGCGCCGGCGGTGGATACACCGGACATCTGTCTAGCTATGCACTGCACAACTGCCGTACACCGGGTGGACATCCGGAAGGATACCTGGAAGCTTTCGGCAACCTGTACCGCAACTTTGCGCTTACACTCACCGCCAAGCTGAATGGCCAGCAACCATCTCCTGAAGCGCTGGATTTCCCCAGCGTGGATGATGGGGTACGTGGCATGGCTTTCATCGACAACGTCGTGAAATCGTCTAACAGCGATCAGAAGTGGACGGTATTTGAGGTGTAG
- a CDS encoding sugar phosphate isomerase/epimerase family protein: protein MKTIKGPGIFLAQFMGDTAPFNGLKSICEWAAGLGFKGVQIPSWDTRLIDLQKAAESQTYADEIKGIVNAAGLEITELSTHLQGQLVAVHPAYNELFEGFAPEQVRGNTAARTKWAENQIRYGARASKNLGLKAMGTFSGALLWQTVYPWPQRPAGLVETGFKELAKRWLPLLNECDANGIDLCYEIHPGEDLHDGASYERFLEATGNHARACLLYDPSHFVLQCMNYLEYIDIYHEKIRAFHVKDAEFNPTGRSGVYGGYQGWLERPGRFRSLGDGQVDFKSVFSKLTQYGFDGWAVLEWECCMKHPEDGAREGAPFIKDHIIRVTERAFDDFAGTGSDEVFNKKVLGLG, encoded by the coding sequence ATGAAAACAATCAAAGGTCCTGGTATATTTCTGGCGCAGTTCATGGGAGATACAGCACCATTTAATGGGTTGAAGTCTATTTGTGAATGGGCAGCCGGATTAGGTTTTAAAGGTGTGCAAATCCCTTCCTGGGATACCCGTTTGATAGACCTGCAAAAGGCGGCGGAGAGCCAGACGTATGCAGATGAGATAAAGGGTATTGTGAATGCAGCTGGTCTGGAAATTACGGAGTTGTCCACGCATCTGCAAGGACAGCTGGTAGCAGTACATCCGGCGTATAATGAATTGTTTGAAGGCTTTGCACCGGAGCAGGTAAGAGGTAACACTGCTGCACGTACGAAGTGGGCAGAGAACCAGATCAGATACGGCGCCCGCGCCAGCAAGAACCTGGGGCTGAAAGCCATGGGTACCTTCAGTGGTGCTTTGCTGTGGCAAACCGTATATCCCTGGCCGCAACGTCCGGCAGGACTGGTAGAAACCGGCTTTAAAGAGCTGGCCAAACGCTGGCTGCCGCTGCTGAACGAGTGTGATGCCAACGGAATCGACCTGTGCTACGAGATCCATCCTGGGGAAGACCTGCATGATGGTGCCAGCTATGAAAGATTCCTGGAAGCTACCGGTAATCATGCCCGTGCCTGCCTGCTGTATGATCCAAGTCATTTTGTGCTGCAGTGTATGAACTACCTGGAGTATATAGATATCTACCATGAAAAGATCAGAGCCTTCCACGTAAAGGATGCAGAATTTAATCCCACCGGACGCTCCGGCGTTTATGGCGGGTACCAGGGCTGGTTAGAACGCCCCGGCAGATTCCGCTCCCTGGGCGATGGGCAGGTAGATTTTAAAAGCGTATTCAGCAAGCTGACCCAATACGGATTTGACGGCTGGGCAGTATTGGAGTGGGAATGCTGTATGAAACATCCGGAAGATGGTGCCCGCGAAGGTGCGCCTTTCATCAAAGACCATATCATCCGCGTTACCGAAAGAGCTTTTGACGACTTTGCCGGTACAGGTTCTGATGAAGTATTTAATAAAAAAGTACTGGGATTGGGATAA
- a CDS encoding c-type cytochrome, whose amino-acid sequence MRKRLLAPFVLSALFFAACGGSSNSNSGDQQANTSAGSQEGGAVDSSMIKPSANAEPRGKQLMAQLDCKTCHKEDVKLIGPSFKEIAAKYPDNAENETKLAEKIIHGGSGNWGEIAMLPHPDVKVEDAKEMVKYILSVK is encoded by the coding sequence ATGAGAAAGAGACTTTTGGCGCCGTTTGTATTGAGTGCATTATTCTTCGCAGCTTGTGGCGGAAGCAGTAACAGTAACAGTGGTGATCAACAAGCCAATACCAGCGCTGGCAGCCAGGAAGGGGGCGCAGTAGATAGTTCCATGATCAAACCTTCTGCAAATGCAGAACCAAGAGGAAAACAACTGATGGCACAACTGGATTGCAAAACCTGTCATAAGGAAGATGTAAAACTGATTGGCCCATCTTTTAAAGAAATAGCCGCCAAATATCCGGATAACGCGGAGAATGAAACCAAACTGGCGGAAAAAATCATCCACGGTGGTTCCGGCAACTGGGGCGAAATTGCGATGCTGCCTCACCCTGACGTGAAAGTGGAAGATGCCAAAGAAATGGTGAAATACATTTTATCAGTTAAGTAA
- a CDS encoding 3-keto-disaccharide hydrolase translates to MKRVIFSAMIMGALFSTSAVMAQKANTLSAKEKKNGWMLLFDGKTTNGWHTYLSSKVSPAWKATDGALEFDPEVKKNGAPGGDLVTNDEYENYELSIDWKISEGGNSGIIFSVHEDPKYSATFLTGPEMQVLDDDKHSDGKIVKHNAGDLYDLKKSVKRAAKPVGEWNVAKIVKKDGQLTLWLNGVKTVETTIGSAEWNEMLADSKFKDWEGFAKYPKGRIALQDHGNKVWYRNIKIRLL, encoded by the coding sequence ATGAAACGTGTAATATTCTCTGCAATGATCATGGGTGCATTATTCAGCACTTCTGCAGTAATGGCACAAAAAGCAAATACCTTATCAGCCAAAGAAAAGAAAAATGGCTGGATGCTGCTGTTTGATGGTAAAACCACCAACGGCTGGCATACTTACCTGAGCAGCAAAGTAAGCCCGGCATGGAAAGCAACCGATGGCGCACTGGAATTTGATCCGGAAGTAAAGAAAAATGGTGCACCCGGTGGAGACCTGGTTACCAACGATGAATATGAAAATTATGAGCTGTCGATAGACTGGAAAATCTCCGAAGGAGGTAACAGCGGTATTATCTTCAGCGTACACGAAGATCCTAAGTACAGTGCTACCTTCCTCACCGGTCCTGAAATGCAGGTGCTGGATGATGATAAGCACTCCGATGGGAAAATCGTAAAACATAATGCAGGCGACCTGTACGACCTGAAAAAATCAGTAAAACGTGCTGCCAAGCCGGTAGGTGAGTGGAACGTGGCCAAAATTGTAAAAAAAGATGGTCAGCTTACCCTGTGGCTCAATGGAGTGAAAACAGTAGAAACTACCATTGGCTCGGCAGAGTGGAACGAAATGCTGGCAGATAGCAAATTCAAAGACTGGGAAGGATTTGCTAAATATCCAAAAGGCCGCATCGCATTACAGGACCACGGCAATAAAGTATGGTATCGCAATATAAAGATCCGTTTGCTGTAA
- a CDS encoding ThuA domain-containing protein: MHVPVKKYATGLLTLLLAVLVSSHTYAKPKPRVLVFSKTMGFRHDCIPAAKLALIKLGNDNGFVVDTTEDASVFTTENLKKYKAVVFSCTTGDVLDNAQQEAMENYIHHGGGFAGIHAATDTEYDWPWYNKLVGAYFLSHPHQQVATLHVVDHHHISTKHLPDEWKRKDEWYNFKNMNPDVHVLIKIDETTYEGGKNGDNHPMAWYHEYDGGRAFYTELGHIKESYEEPLFLQHLLGGIKYAMGKKK; encoded by the coding sequence ATGCATGTTCCTGTAAAAAAGTATGCCACAGGTCTGTTAACACTACTGCTGGCTGTATTGGTATCTTCCCACACCTATGCCAAACCCAAACCAAGAGTACTGGTGTTTTCAAAAACAATGGGTTTCCGGCACGATTGTATCCCCGCTGCTAAACTGGCACTGATAAAACTGGGTAATGACAATGGCTTTGTGGTAGATACCACGGAAGATGCCAGCGTATTTACCACCGAAAACCTGAAAAAATATAAGGCGGTGGTTTTTTCCTGCACTACCGGTGATGTGCTGGATAATGCACAACAGGAAGCCATGGAAAATTATATCCATCATGGTGGTGGGTTTGCAGGTATTCATGCGGCTACTGATACAGAATATGACTGGCCATGGTATAACAAACTGGTAGGGGCTTATTTTTTAAGCCATCCACACCAGCAGGTAGCTACCCTCCACGTAGTAGACCATCATCATATTTCTACCAAACATTTACCCGATGAGTGGAAGCGCAAAGATGAATGGTACAACTTCAAGAATATGAACCCTGATGTACATGTACTGATCAAAATTGATGAAACAACCTATGAAGGTGGTAAAAATGGTGACAACCACCCGATGGCCTGGTACCACGAGTATGATGGAGGCCGCGCTTTTTATACAGAACTGGGGCATATCAAAGAGTCTTATGAAGAACCGCTTTTCCTGCAACATTTACTGGGCGGGATCAAATATGCTATGGGCAAAAAGAAATAA